The segment CTACTGAAACGCCCGATAGTCAGAACCGTAACGAACCAGCGCCCGAGAGTCCGGCCCCTTGGCTTGGCCCATTGACGTTACCTCGCCGACAAAGAGCAGGTGAGTGGCCGCCTCATGCACGGCAACCGTCCTGGCCTGGTACCAGGCCAATGACCCGCTGAGCACGACCGGTCCGCCATCCGTAGGCCGAAAGTGCGGCACCGGCTTGAGTAGCCCGTGCAACGGGTTGCCAGGTTCCGCAAGCCACTGCACCGCGTCTTTCTGCTCCGCCGACACGATGCTCAG is part of the Saxibacter everestensis genome and harbors:
- a CDS encoding flavin reductase family protein, whose translation is MTPSSTPPSRHDLDPASTTTADRDLYRSLSSYTAKGVGVISAVSRGWDFAATVTAYLSVSYDPPTLLVSLYRDGRLAEALEEAGEWALSIVSAEQKDAVQWLAEPGNPLHGLLKPVPHFRPTDGGPVVLSGSLAWYQARTVAVHEAATHLLFVGEVTSMGQAKGPDSRALVRYGSDYRAFQ